The sequence GAGAGCGGCTAAAGTTTATCAGAGCATTATGTTTTTTCCGTACTTTTTGTCGTGGGTAGTTGTAAGTTATTTTCTCTTTGCATTTTTGGATCCGTCTAAGGGCTTAATTAATGCAATACGCGAAGCGTTTGGGTATGAGTCAATTAACTTTTATTTAGAGCCCAAATATTGGCCATACTTTTTGGTTGCGCTAAATATTTGGAAAGGTCTCGGGTATGGCACTGTTTTGTATCTTGCCAGCATTGTGGGGATAGATAAAACGTATTACGAGGCAGCCATGCTAGATGGCGCTACCAAAATGCAACAAATTCGATACATCACTCTTCCTTTCTTAAAGCCGGTGGTCACTATTTTGGTAATACTTTCTGTTAGTAAAATTTTGAACTCAGATTTTGGACTGTTTTATCAAGTGCCAAGAAATTCGGGTGCGCTATATAGCGTAACTCAAACAGTAGACACATTCGTTTATCGTGCGATGACCAGCCTGGGAGATATTGGCATGAGCTCCGCCGCTGCGTTGTTCCAATCCACTGTAGGTTGCGTATTGGTGTTGCTTAGCAACTGGCTTATAACAAAGATTGACAAAGAAAATGCAATATTCTAACAAAAGGAGGACGGACGAACAATGGAAACCAAAACAGATTTCTCGCAAATAAGCAAGTCGAGCAATATAATGCTCCATATTATTTTTACGACACTAGCTCTGTTGATGCTTTTGCCAGTTGTTTTTGTAGTGATCATATCGTTTAGTAGCCAAAATTCTATTGCAGAAAATGGGTATAGCTTTTTTCCATCGGAGCTGAGCTTGGAGGCATATAAATATGTTTTTAGCAATGGGCAAAGCATCATGTCATCATTTTTAGTTTCTGTGATCGTAACGATTGGTGGTACGCTATTAGGAAGCATCTTGATGTCTACCTATGCCTATGTGCTATCTCGCAAAAACTTCAAATATGTAAAATTTTTCACAGTCGTCGCATTGATCCCTATGTTATTTTCGGGTGGTATGGTAACGAACTATCTAATAATGACCACGCTTCTAGGTTTAAAAGATAGCTTATGGGCATTGATTTTGCCATTGCTAATGAGCTCATTTTATATATTTGTTCTAAAGGCATTTTTTCAAGGATTCGTGCCAGAAGCGATCATAGAATCAGCCAAAGTTGATGGAGCAACAGAGTGGCAAACTTTCACCAAAATCGTTATTCCGGTTGGCAAGCCGGGGATCGCCACTATTGCATTGTTTCTTACATTGGGATACTGGAACGACTGGTTTCAAGCGATGTTGTATATCGAAACACAAAGCAAAGTGCCTATTCAATATTTATTAATACGAATGGAAAATACAAGCAATTTTTTGAAGCAAATGTCAGCTTATATGGGTGCGAGCGTCGCGGAGATTGCAGCCAACATGCCGTCAGATACATTAAAAATGGCCGTGGTGGTAATTGTCGTATTGCCAATAGCGTTGTCCTACCCATACTTTCAAAAATATTTTGTACAGGGGCTCACAGTTGGTGCGGTAAAAGAGTAAGCTGCCGCCGCTGAACGGGTAATATTTTTCTGCTGTTAAAAATACTTTCATAATACACTTTTTACTAAAGGAGACAAAACGATGAAAAAATATCTTTTCGCATGTATGGCACTATCTATGACAATGGTGGGGTGCTCCTCCACGGCTTCTTCCGATGATGTTATTCTAAAAGCTCATTTTATTGGTGCGCCACCTGCAGATGAACAAATAGTAGAAGATAAGCTTAATGAGTATCTCAAGGCTAATTTTGGTTTTGGCTTAGAGATGGTATTTACAGATTTTGGTGACTTTGACCAAAAATCACAACTGATAATAAATTCTGGCGAAGACTACGATATTATTTTTACTTGTGCCTGGGCAAATGACTACCAGAACAATGCGCTAAAGGGAGCCTTTTTAAACTTAACCCCATATCTTGAGTCGCCAGAGTATCAAGAGCTATACGAAACCATCGATGAAGGGTTTTGGGACGGAGCGCGAGTTAATGGCTCGATATATGCGGTTCCGACGCAAAAAGAAATTGCTCTGATGCCGATGTATCAATTTAACAAGGCATATGTGGAGGCAGCAGATTTTGATTATCAGAATGTAACCAAACTTTCTGATGTGGAACCTTATTTGGAATTTGTGAAAAATACTTATCCAGAAGCATACCCCATGTTAGTGTTTGGCGATAGAATATTTGGAGGGACATATGATTATTTGCTAGGCTTTGAGTATCCCCTAGCTGTGGATAATAATGGAAAAGTTGTATATATGTATGATTTACCGGAAGTACGAGAGCATGTCATAACTATGGGAGAGTTTTTTGAGAAGGGTTATGTAAACTTGGATGCGGCAACGCGAACTGGCAGACCTCAGCTTGGCGAAGCGTATGGGCTCGGCTTGGCATCAGGGCAACCTTTTGCCGAAGTTACTTGGAGCCTAGATTCGGGATATGATATCGTCGCAGCAGAGCTGGCGAAACCAATTGTTACTACTAGCAGTACTCGCGGAGCTATGATGGGTATTAATCAAAACAGCGAACATCCAGAAGAGGCTCTCGATTTGCTTCAAATTATAGCAACTGATTCAGAATTTCATAATCTATTGAATTATGGCATCGAGGGTGTGCATTACGAAAAAATTAGCGATACGCAAATCGAACGCACCGAAGCTGGACTGGGAAGATATGCGATTCCGTCATTTTCATTGGGCAACTTATTTAATACGTATACGCTAAAAGGTGAGCCAGAAAATAAATGGGAAGTATTTCAGCAAGAAAACGATGAAGCATATCGTTCGCCGTTACTGGGATTTGCTGCAAATATATCGGATCTCAAAACCGAGCTTGCAGCAATGAACAACCTTCGCGCTCAATACGAACCGCTTATTCAAACAGGCTCTGTGGATGTCGAAACTTATATAGAAGAATTTAGAACTAAGTTAAACGAAGTTGGTATGCAAAAAGTTATAGATCAAATGCAAGTTCAAGTGGATGATTTTTTGAAATAAAAAGGAGTAGTGTTATATGAAATTGAAAAAATACCTATTAACATTTTTGATAGCATCGATGTCTATTGTTGGCGTAGGATGTAGTAACTCAGATCAGGACAATGATGCCGTAACGTTGAAAGCTCACTTTATTGGAACCCCGCCGGCAGATCAGCAGCTAGTAGAAGATGCCGTAAATGAATACCTTTTGGATAATTTTGGTTTTGGCTTAGAAATCGTATTTACCGACTTTGGAGACTTTAATCAAAAATCAGCAATGATCATAAATACAGGCGAAGAATACGACATTATATTTACTTGCTCATGGGCAAATGATTACCAAGCAAATGTGTTAAAAGGGGCATTTTTGGATTTGAGTCCATATCTTGCGATGCCAGAATATCAAGACTTATACACTACTATCAACGAAGGCTTTTGGGAGGGTGCCAAAGTTAACGGCTCAATATATGCAGTTCCGACGCAAAAGGAAATTGCCATGATGCCAATGTATCAGTTTAACAAGGCATATGTGGAAGCCGCAAATTTCGATTATCAAAATGTAGCTAAATTTTCAGATCTAGATCCATATTTAAAATTCGTAAAAGAAAACTATCCAGATGCGACGCCGCTCTTGCTATCGGACCAAAAGATATATCGAGGCGAGTACGACTACGTATTAGGATTTGACTATCCGATTGCAGTAGACGCGAACGGAAAAGTTTCATATATGTATGAGCTACCAGATATCAAAGATTATATTGTAACGGTGCGCGACTTTTTCTTGAAGGGATATGTCGATCCCGATGCGGCCACAAGCGACGGAGACATGGGCTCGGAAGCCGAAAACTGGGGCGTAAGTATAGCAGATGGGCAGCCGTTTGCTGAGGTTACTTGGAGCATAGACATTGGCTTCGATGTAGTAACGGCACCTCTGGCAAAACCAATTGTTACCACTAGCAGTACTCGCGGAGCTATGCATGGCATTAATATTAATAGCGAGCATCCGAGAGAAGCGCTCGACTTCCTACAGGCATTAAATGTAGATCCGAAGCTGCATAACTTAATTAATTACGGCATCGAGGACGTGCATTATACAAAGGTTAATGATACGCAAATTCTTCGAACAGAGCAAGGATCTTCTAAGTATAGCGTACCATCTTTTGCGCAAGGGAATCTATTTAATACCTATACTCTAGCAGGTGAGCCAGAAAACAAATGGGAAGTTTTTAAGAAAGAAAACGACAGTGCGATACGCTCGAACTTGCTAGGCTTTTCGGTAGATACATCGAACCTCAAAAACGAGATGGCGGCAATAAATAATTTGCGTGTACAATACGAGCCGCTTCTTCGAACTGGTTCGGTAGATGCAGAAGAGGGTATACAGGAGTATAAAGATAAGCTAAACCAGATAGGGTTACAAAAAGTGATAGATACCATTCAAACTCAGGTAGATGAATTTCTGAAAAAATAGCAATAATAATAAAGAAAAGAAAAGAGGTTTGATTTATGAAAAAAATATATCTCATACACCACTCCCATACAGATATTGGATATACGGACTTGCAAGAGAAAATTATCTATAACCACATTAATTATATCTATAAAGCAATGGACTTGATTTTGGCAGGCTACGAAAACGACACTGAAATGAAGCATTTTAAATGGAATTGCGAATCTTATTTTGCCGTAGAGAGATTTTTGGATGATGCAACAGAGGCGCAACGAGTTCAGTTTTTTGATCTGGTAAAAAAAGGCAATATAGGCTTGTCTGCAACATATCTAAACTTCACCGATTTGGTGGATAAGTATATACTAGATTCCAAGACCAAGCAAATGGTTCAAATTTGTAAAAATTATGATACATCTATTAAAGTAGCCATGAACGCAGATATAAACGGGATTCCATTAGGCGCGTTAGATGTATTTTTGGAGAACGGAATAGAGTTTTTATTCACCAACGTCCATTGCCATCATGGCATGTATCCGCTATATAAAAATCAGGTGCCATACTATTGGGAGCGCAACGGCAAAAAGTTACTAGTCTGGAGCGGCGAGCACTACCATCTTAGCAATAGCTTTGGGCTTGTGCCAACTAAACCAGAAAGCGCGGATCTCGTTCAGGTTGAGAAAGCGTACGCGGCAATCATGAAATATATAGCTCAATGCGATGCCAATGGATATAAATACGACTTTATTCCGCTATCGATATCGGGAGTATTTAGCGACAACGCGCCTCCTAATGCTATAATAATGGAAATGATCAACGCGTTTAACTCGTATACAAATGAAATTCAGCTCGAAATGCTAACGATTGAAGAGCTCTATAGTAAGATAGCAGATAAGCTGATCGACGTTCCAACATATAGCGGGGACTTAACCGACTGGTGGTCACACGGGGTAGGAAGCACTCCATACGCGGTAAAGCATGCCAAAGAGGCCGTTAGAATTCATAGAATTTGCCAAGCCCTGGATGCCAGCCGCGAGGTGCTTACCGACCAGAGACTGCAAAACGTCGAGAACAACCTGCTGCTATTTGCAGAGCATACTTGGGGGCATTCATCCACAATTAGTAATCCATACGATACAATGGTCCAAAACCTCGATATCAGAAATATCAGCTACGCATCAAAGGCACACGAAAGCGCATCAGAAAACCTAGTCCGTATACTGCATAAAAAAGGCGACATCTTGCAATATTATGGCAGATCTGGCAAAGTTAAAGCCATTAATCCGTCAAACGAGGAAGTTACACAAGTGGTATCATTCTATATTGAAGTGTGGGGCTTTGGCGATATAAACGTCGTATGCAATGGAGTCAAGATGGTAACTCAAATCGGTGCGCATCCAAGAGGCATCGAAATAAAATTTGTTGACACATTTGCCGCGCATGAAGAAAAAATTTACACTTACCAAGAAATCGAGAAAGCTGAACATGCGGTAAACTCAGGAATTGCACACATCGGTTCAGAGCGCATCCAAGATATTGTAAATGAGTACGACCCGATAATTTGTACTTTGCCGTATCAGCTAGAAAACGAGTGGTTTAAAATCAGCTACGAAAGCGGTCTTGGGGTAACATCATTTTATAATAAGGTAGAAAATTGTGAGATGCTAGTAGACGGTGCCAAGTTTTTTGAGCCTATCTACGAAGTGAGTGCAACAAACACAAATGCCTATGAGGAAAGACGTCTACTAGGCAGAAACATCCGAGGTTTGCATGCCAAAAAATATCATGGCAGACTAGAGAATATCCAGTTGCTAGCCCATGGCAAAGTATATACAGAAATTGAGCTTACGTATAAATTAGAGGGCACCAAATTTAGCTCGATAATAATCAGATTCTATCACCAGATTCCTAAAATAGACTTCAAGTATAAAGTCGCAAAGACCCTGGTATTAGATCCCGAAAGCTTATATTTACCGTTAGCGCTAAACATACCGGCTAAAAAAGCATACGTAGATAAAGCCGATGCGACATTTAGACCGGGCGTTGAGCAAATACCAGGAACGTGCATGGAATACTACTTGATCGATAATGGAATAATATACCAAAATCAGCACAGTAGCATATATATTAATACCCTTGATGCTCCTCTTATATATATGGGGCAATTGAAATCGCATCCAATCACGCTGTGTAATAATGAAGAAACAAATAACGATAGACCGATATATTCTTGGATTATGAATAACCTCTGGGAAACTAATTTCAAGATTAATTTATCGGGCATCACCGAGTATTGCTATAGCCTAGGACTTGTGTTAGATCGAGATATTTCAAAAACGCACGAAGCCATGAAAGATAATGCAATGGGTATTACAACTTTTATTATTGAATAGAAATGGCGCATAATTATGAATGAAAAAAAAGTGATTCTACAAGACATTGCCGATAGATTATCGATTAGTAAAGTAACAGTATCAAAAGCTCTTAGCAATAAAGAAGGTGTCAGTGACGAATTGCGAAAAGTCATACACACAACGGCAAAAGACATGGGATATATGCCTATTAAAAATAAGAATTATGAGAGCGGTAAAATAGCA is a genomic window of Candidatus Epulonipiscium viviparus containing:
- a CDS encoding ABC transporter permease — its product is MKKKRINLKENNQLLLLALPGLIWFIVFSYLPLIGNVIAFKDFKIHKGGFLNSLIQSDWVGLDNFEFLFSSSDTLLMLRNTIGYNLLFIVLGTAIPIIIAISINELRNKRAAKVYQSIMFFPYFLSWVVVSYFLFAFLDPSKGLINAIREAFGYESINFYLEPKYWPYFLVALNIWKGLGYGTVLYLASIVGIDKTYYEAAMLDGATKMQQIRYITLPFLKPVVTILVILSVSKILNSDFGLFYQVPRNSGALYSVTQTVDTFVYRAMTSLGDIGMSSAAALFQSTVGCVLVLLSNWLITKIDKENAIF
- a CDS encoding carbohydrate ABC transporter permease, translated to METKTDFSQISKSSNIMLHIIFTTLALLMLLPVVFVVIISFSSQNSIAENGYSFFPSELSLEAYKYVFSNGQSIMSSFLVSVIVTIGGTLLGSILMSTYAYVLSRKNFKYVKFFTVVALIPMLFSGGMVTNYLIMTTLLGLKDSLWALILPLLMSSFYIFVLKAFFQGFVPEAIIESAKVDGATEWQTFTKIVIPVGKPGIATIALFLTLGYWNDWFQAMLYIETQSKVPIQYLLIRMENTSNFLKQMSAYMGASVAEIAANMPSDTLKMAVVVIVVLPIALSYPYFQKYFVQGLTVGAVKE
- a CDS encoding ABC transporter substrate-binding protein encodes the protein MKKYLFACMALSMTMVGCSSTASSDDVILKAHFIGAPPADEQIVEDKLNEYLKANFGFGLEMVFTDFGDFDQKSQLIINSGEDYDIIFTCAWANDYQNNALKGAFLNLTPYLESPEYQELYETIDEGFWDGARVNGSIYAVPTQKEIALMPMYQFNKAYVEAADFDYQNVTKLSDVEPYLEFVKNTYPEAYPMLVFGDRIFGGTYDYLLGFEYPLAVDNNGKVVYMYDLPEVREHVITMGEFFEKGYVNLDAATRTGRPQLGEAYGLGLASGQPFAEVTWSLDSGYDIVAAELAKPIVTTSSTRGAMMGINQNSEHPEEALDLLQIIATDSEFHNLLNYGIEGVHYEKISDTQIERTEAGLGRYAIPSFSLGNLFNTYTLKGEPENKWEVFQQENDEAYRSPLLGFAANISDLKTELAAMNNLRAQYEPLIQTGSVDVETYIEEFRTKLNEVGMQKVIDQMQVQVDDFLK
- a CDS encoding ABC transporter substrate-binding protein; translated protein: MKLKKYLLTFLIASMSIVGVGCSNSDQDNDAVTLKAHFIGTPPADQQLVEDAVNEYLLDNFGFGLEIVFTDFGDFNQKSAMIINTGEEYDIIFTCSWANDYQANVLKGAFLDLSPYLAMPEYQDLYTTINEGFWEGAKVNGSIYAVPTQKEIAMMPMYQFNKAYVEAANFDYQNVAKFSDLDPYLKFVKENYPDATPLLLSDQKIYRGEYDYVLGFDYPIAVDANGKVSYMYELPDIKDYIVTVRDFFLKGYVDPDAATSDGDMGSEAENWGVSIADGQPFAEVTWSIDIGFDVVTAPLAKPIVTTSSTRGAMHGININSEHPREALDFLQALNVDPKLHNLINYGIEDVHYTKVNDTQILRTEQGSSKYSVPSFAQGNLFNTYTLAGEPENKWEVFKKENDSAIRSNLLGFSVDTSNLKNEMAAINNLRVQYEPLLRTGSVDAEEGIQEYKDKLNQIGLQKVIDTIQTQVDEFLKK
- a CDS encoding glycoside hydrolase family 38 C-terminal domain-containing protein, producing MKKIYLIHHSHTDIGYTDLQEKIIYNHINYIYKAMDLILAGYENDTEMKHFKWNCESYFAVERFLDDATEAQRVQFFDLVKKGNIGLSATYLNFTDLVDKYILDSKTKQMVQICKNYDTSIKVAMNADINGIPLGALDVFLENGIEFLFTNVHCHHGMYPLYKNQVPYYWERNGKKLLVWSGEHYHLSNSFGLVPTKPESADLVQVEKAYAAIMKYIAQCDANGYKYDFIPLSISGVFSDNAPPNAIIMEMINAFNSYTNEIQLEMLTIEELYSKIADKLIDVPTYSGDLTDWWSHGVGSTPYAVKHAKEAVRIHRICQALDASREVLTDQRLQNVENNLLLFAEHTWGHSSTISNPYDTMVQNLDIRNISYASKAHESASENLVRILHKKGDILQYYGRSGKVKAINPSNEEVTQVVSFYIEVWGFGDINVVCNGVKMVTQIGAHPRGIEIKFVDTFAAHEEKIYTYQEIEKAEHAVNSGIAHIGSERIQDIVNEYDPIICTLPYQLENEWFKISYESGLGVTSFYNKVENCEMLVDGAKFFEPIYEVSATNTNAYEERRLLGRNIRGLHAKKYHGRLENIQLLAHGKVYTEIELTYKLEGTKFSSIIIRFYHQIPKIDFKYKVAKTLVLDPESLYLPLALNIPAKKAYVDKADATFRPGVEQIPGTCMEYYLIDNGIIYQNQHSSIYINTLDAPLIYMGQLKSHPITLCNNEETNNDRPIYSWIMNNLWETNFKINLSGITEYCYSLGLVLDRDISKTHEAMKDNAMGITTFIIE